Below is a genomic region from Eupeodes corollae chromosome 1, idEupCoro1.1, whole genome shotgun sequence.
aattgtgcaaaaatgCGGTCAAATTGAAAAGTTCGATATGCTATTTCACAAGAATGGGCCCCTCGTTGGCCAATCTCGAGGATATGCCTTTGTTACCTTCAAATCGGTAAGTTTCACAGAACTCACAAGTGtagagaaagaaaataaaaaaggcgcgcaaatctaagaaaaactaaacatacaatttttcccCCTTAGGCTGACTCAAGCGTAAAGGCTCTGCATAAATTAAATGGAATGTACATAGGAAAGAAACCACTTGCTGTGCGATTAGCTAAAAATCTAAATTATGTAAGTGGCATATCCAATGCGTCttttattgtttgaaaatggtgtgttttttgtatttccaGGATGAATTAGAGAAACCAAAACCACGCATTGAGATTCCCGCCCTAGGTACGCGTCCTGTAGACTCCAAAATTAGCAAAGAAGACGCTATACGCGCCATCGAGGCTAAACTCAATGTCTTGGAAAAACGCACTCTCGACGATGAGATAGAAATGACTAATAATTCATCTACCTGCCAAGCCCCCATCATTCAGAAATatcaattcaacaaaaacaatgatggCACCAACAACGGACAACGCGGAGGATTCGGCACAAGAACGCAGTTTGTCAAGCACAGAGGCTCCTCTAGACCGTACAACAGAAATCATCGCCCAAAGCGACGGTAGTGcctcacaaaaaagaaaaccctaCAAGAATCCTCTCTTGTGTTCATCGCATGCTCTCGgtttaagttttaactttagAAATCACTctcagacaaaaacaaaatattttttgaacaaaaataaattatattcgtGTTTAGCTTAATTCTACACATGGGTTTTATCAGTTTTGATTTGAAGACTTATTTCGGGATGGAAACTAATATAATATGGCCTTTAAGTGGTTGCAACTGGTTAAGGAccgctttttattaaaatataaatctttaaatttccTGTCAGTTCCTAAAAACAATCTCCTTAGGAACTTAGAATCGTCGATAGCAAAAGAGGCATTTTTAAAGCGAAAACCAAGGCAATGGATTTTtgataactttgtttttattgactACAAAATTTACTTCGATTGGAATATGTGTTTGCCGCGCATATGTTCGGGAACTGGGATTGTGCCTGGGCATGGGAGTTGTCCAGGTATTTCGCAGATGCAATGTCTATCGCAGCCAACACCGAAGTTAGCAGGATTATCCTTTTTCTCAACAAGCAGAGCTTCGGCCACAAGTTGTTCCCTAATCAAAAAAAGAgattctttttaacaaaaccgaaaacaatagaaacaaaGTTTAATACTCACTGTGACTTGCCAATAACTTTGATTAGATGTTCCAGAATTTGTTCACGGTTTTTACTATCGATGTCAATAAGAATATCCCTGCCGTCTTGATAATAACACCGGATGAATGGTGATGGAgtcatatttttgaatgttacCACTTGAACATTTGGATTTTTGAATTGTACTTGAGGGATATTCCAGAAAACGAAGTCCCTATCAAAGATATGCCAAACAAATCAAGTGTAAATCCAAGACTCTTGTGtaatacaattatatttttacctAGCTCCAAGATGATGATCACCGTGGGTATTGTAATTCACAgagaaaatctttattttatcttttaaaacaagtttGCCAGCAGTCAGGAATTTCATAGTCCTCCGGACGGGTGCAGCTCCTTTCATAAATGGCATTTTGAAGGTAGTTTTTTAAAGGATTCGAAggtaaaaatgcaaaaagtaaaTTGGTTAT
It encodes:
- the LOC129938698 gene encoding probable RNA-binding protein 18 isoform X2, whose protein sequence is MGWKFRYSSHRFDMLFHKNGPLVGQSRGYAFVTFKSADSSVKALHKLNGMYIGKKPLAVRLAKNLNYDELEKPKPRIEIPALGTRPVDSKISKEDAIRAIEAKLNVLEKRTLDDEIEMTNNSSTCQAPIIQKYQFNKNNDGTNNGQRGGFGTRTQFVKHRGSSRPYNRNHRPKRR
- the LOC129938699 gene encoding probable 28S ribosomal protein S25, mitochondrial; translation: MPFMKGAAPVRRTMKFLTAGKLVLKDKIKIFSVNYNTHGDHHLGARDFVFWNIPQVQFKNPNVQVVTFKNMTPSPFIRCYYQDGRDILIDIDSKNREQILEHLIKVIGKSQEQLVAEALLVEKKDNPANFGVGCDRHCICEIPGQLPCPGTIPVPEHMRGKHIFQSK
- the LOC129938698 gene encoding probable RNA-binding protein 18 isoform X1, producing MFFCSILFDFEDFQTNCIIFFSKCWYQLLKIVQKCGQIEKFDMLFHKNGPLVGQSRGYAFVTFKSADSSVKALHKLNGMYIGKKPLAVRLAKNLNYDELEKPKPRIEIPALGTRPVDSKISKEDAIRAIEAKLNVLEKRTLDDEIEMTNNSSTCQAPIIQKYQFNKNNDGTNNGQRGGFGTRTQFVKHRGSSRPYNRNHRPKRR